In Pseudofrankia saprophytica, one genomic interval encodes:
- a CDS encoding sigma factor has translation MSDGGGALAADEFADAAERHRRELRVHCYRLTGSFDEAEDLVQDALVRAWRGRGQLDDPSSLRAWLYRIATNTAWTSCGATSGGRDLARRSARGVCASSASGRPGCRRP, from the coding sequence ATGTCCGACGGTGGGGGAGCGCTGGCCGCCGACGAGTTCGCCGACGCCGCCGAGCGGCATCGCCGGGAGCTGCGGGTCCACTGCTACCGCCTGACGGGCAGCTTCGACGAGGCCGAGGACCTGGTCCAGGACGCGCTGGTGCGTGCCTGGCGCGGCCGCGGCCAGCTCGACGACCCGTCGAGTCTGCGCGCCTGGCTGTACAGGATCGCCACCAACACCGCCTGGACTTCCTGCGGTGCAACGAGCGGCGGCCGCGACCTCGCCAGGAGGTCGGCCCGCGGGGTGTGCGCGTCGTCGGCGTCTGGACGGCCGGGCTGCCGGAGACCCTGA
- a CDS encoding NUDIX hydrolase, with protein sequence MTSPLAVPAASAVLLRDRPSGPEVLLLRRSLSASFAPGAWVFPGGRVDPGDLGGGSPDDGSAELAAARRAAVRETAEEAGIDIDGAELIPLSHWCPPAVAARRFLTWMLLGRAPEQDVVVDGAEITEHRWIRPADALSARDQGSLELLPPTWVTLWTLAPHAGVADALTAAAGVPPELFETQFTQVPGGLLAMWHGDEGYTGPAPAAREGARHRLWMLDAGWRYERAT encoded by the coding sequence ATGACCTCGCCGTTGGCCGTGCCCGCCGCCAGTGCCGTTCTGCTGCGCGACCGGCCGTCGGGGCCGGAGGTGCTGTTGCTGCGGCGCAGCCTGTCGGCATCCTTCGCGCCCGGTGCGTGGGTGTTCCCCGGCGGGCGGGTCGATCCCGGCGACCTCGGCGGCGGGAGCCCGGACGACGGGTCCGCCGAGCTGGCGGCCGCCCGCCGGGCCGCGGTGCGGGAGACCGCGGAGGAGGCGGGTATCGACATCGACGGCGCCGAGCTGATCCCGCTGTCGCACTGGTGCCCGCCCGCCGTGGCGGCGCGTCGGTTCCTGACCTGGATGCTGCTCGGCCGGGCACCCGAGCAGGACGTCGTCGTGGACGGCGCGGAGATCACCGAACATCGCTGGATACGCCCGGCGGACGCCCTGTCGGCGCGCGACCAGGGCAGCCTCGAGCTGCTGCCACCGACCTGGGTGACGCTGTGGACGCTCGCGCCGCACGCCGGCGTCGCCGACGCCCTGACGGCCGCGGCGGGCGTACCGCCCGAGCTGTTCGAGACCCAGTTCACCCAGGTCCCCGGCGGACTACTCGCGATGTGGCACGGCGACGAGGGATACACCGGCCCCGCGCCCGCCGCCCGGGAGGGCGCCCGCCACCGGCTGTGGATGCTCGACGCCGGCTGGCGGTACGAACGCGCCACCTGA
- a CDS encoding NAD(P)-dependent oxidoreductase has product MHLAVFGSTGHTGRHLLEQALRQGHTVTALARDPGTLAAHERLRPVAGDVRDPEAVKDVVAGGDAVLSALGQRRWGTTVCTDGMRAILAAMSTHGVRRLVAVSGYGVADSRHRSLYVAVNRVLIRSLMRDKEGMEELIRASDTAWTVIRPAVLAQGDHTARYRAGTDLRLSFSSRISFADLADFMLAQLARDDLVRQAVAITS; this is encoded by the coding sequence ATGCATCTGGCGGTCTTCGGCAGCACCGGTCACACGGGGCGCCACCTGCTCGAGCAGGCGCTGCGGCAGGGCCACACGGTCACCGCGCTCGCCCGCGACCCCGGCACGCTGGCGGCTCACGAGCGGCTGCGGCCGGTGGCCGGCGACGTCCGCGACCCGGAGGCCGTCAAGGATGTCGTCGCCGGCGGCGACGCCGTGCTCAGCGCCCTGGGCCAGCGCAGGTGGGGCACCACGGTGTGCACGGACGGGATGCGCGCCATCCTGGCGGCGATGAGCACCCACGGCGTTCGCCGTCTGGTCGCCGTCAGTGGCTACGGCGTGGCGGACAGCCGGCACCGCAGTCTCTACGTGGCCGTCAACCGCGTCCTGATCAGGTCGCTGATGCGGGACAAGGAAGGAATGGAGGAACTCATCAGGGCCAGCGACACCGCCTGGACCGTCATACGGCCGGCTGTCCTCGCGCAGGGCGACCACACCGCGCGTTACCGCGCGGGCACCGACCTGCGGCTGTCGTTCTCCTCCAGGATCTCGTTCGCCGATCTCGCTGACTTCATGCTGGCCCAGCTCGCCCGGGACGACCTCGTCCGCCAGGCCGTCGCCATCACCTCGTAG
- a CDS encoding MarR family winged helix-turn-helix transcriptional regulator, with product MGDTRDRLDESSVQILIQQVVALAAETTTLAVDLLKELDLTEPLVNVLWRLAPDAPAPSMRTLAATLNCDPSTVTFLTDRLEQRGLVERRPGPTDRRQKVVGLTRQGAVVRARFVETLTARSPLARLSPDEQRHLRALLTRAGADPSLFTCQAI from the coding sequence GTGGGTGACACGCGCGACCGCCTCGACGAGTCCTCGGTTCAGATCCTCATCCAGCAGGTCGTCGCCCTCGCGGCCGAGACCACCACCCTCGCCGTGGACCTGTTGAAGGAGCTCGACCTCACCGAGCCGCTCGTCAACGTCCTGTGGCGGCTTGCCCCCGACGCGCCGGCCCCCTCGATGCGGACCCTGGCGGCGACGCTGAACTGCGATCCGTCCACCGTCACCTTCCTGACGGACCGCCTGGAGCAGCGAGGCCTCGTCGAACGACGGCCGGGCCCGACGGACCGGCGCCAGAAGGTTGTCGGCCTGACCCGCCAGGGTGCTGTGGTTCGCGCGCGGTTCGTCGAGACACTGACCGCGCGCTCCCCGTTGGCTCGGCTGTCCCCGGACGAGCAGCGGCACCTGCGGGCGCTGCTCACCAGGGCAGGCGCCGATCCGAGCCTGTTCACCTGCCAGGCGATCTAG
- a CDS encoding helix-turn-helix domain-containing protein: protein MQQPGRDRLRELLDAVLAGADEGVPRSLDEMAGEAYSSPFHFSRLLSRNAGEPPVAMRRRVMLERAAWQLRQGSTVTDAAWAAGYESVDGFTRAFTRAFGHPPSLPAGSHWLPAPNGIHYHPPMSLWVHSTENTMSPLTEQLVSHDLDDTRDLLEIAKGLPEAELRAERLPFPTVTSWEGPERSIAAVLEHHIWTKEVWLAAIEGLDLPPRDENDGVARLLERHDATAGRWLAVVRDIEARGAWNDRLIDALCDPPESFVLSSVVAHIVTYAAHRRQLVRHLLRAAGREVDDGDPIMWLRAVRGETEHDPAGRPGDETDDDTTTGTEGNDR, encoded by the coding sequence ATGCAGCAACCCGGACGTGACCGCCTGCGCGAGCTGCTCGACGCGGTGCTCGCCGGCGCCGACGAGGGCGTCCCGCGTTCCCTCGACGAGATGGCCGGTGAGGCGTACTCCTCGCCGTTCCACTTCAGCCGGCTGCTGTCGCGGAACGCGGGCGAGCCGCCGGTGGCGATGCGGCGCCGAGTGATGCTGGAGCGCGCGGCCTGGCAGCTGCGGCAGGGGTCGACGGTCACCGACGCGGCCTGGGCCGCGGGCTACGAGTCCGTCGACGGCTTCACCCGTGCCTTCACCCGGGCCTTCGGCCACCCGCCGAGCCTGCCCGCGGGCAGCCACTGGCTGCCCGCGCCCAACGGCATCCACTACCACCCGCCGATGTCGCTGTGGGTGCACTCCACGGAGAACACGATGAGCCCCCTCACCGAACAGCTGGTCAGCCATGACCTGGACGACACCCGGGATCTCCTGGAGATCGCCAAGGGGCTGCCCGAGGCCGAACTCCGCGCCGAGCGGCTTCCCTTCCCGACGGTGACGTCCTGGGAGGGCCCCGAGAGGTCGATCGCCGCAGTGCTGGAGCACCACATCTGGACGAAGGAGGTGTGGCTCGCGGCGATCGAGGGCCTCGACCTGCCGCCGCGGGACGAGAACGACGGCGTCGCGCGGCTGCTGGAACGCCACGACGCCACCGCCGGCCGGTGGCTGGCGGTGGTACGCGACATCGAGGCCCGCGGGGCGTGGAACGACCGGCTCATCGACGCGCTGTGCGACCCGCCGGAGAGCTTCGTGCTCAGCAGCGTCGTCGCGCACATCGTCACCTACGCGGCGCACCGCCGTCAGCTGGTGCGCCACCTGCTGCGCGCCGCGGGACGCGAGGTCGACGACGGCGATCCGATCATGTGGCTGCGCGCCGTGCGCGGCGAGACCGAGCACGACCCAGCCGGCAGGCCGGGCGACGAGACCGACGACGACACGACCACCGGGACGGAAGGGAACGACCGATGA
- a CDS encoding dihydrofolate reductase family protein: MSRTTYYTATTLDGFIADEHHSLDWLVTQDIDPAGPMNHNEFIEHVGALVMGSSTYQWLLDNHISTGGTWDYQQPSWVLTSRDLKPVDGADIRFARGDIRPVHAAAAAAAGTKDVWVVGGGDLAGQFADHGLLDDLIVSFAPVTLGAGKPLLPRRLDLRLVEVTRNRAFACARYDVVGPRA, encoded by the coding sequence ATGAGCCGCACGACCTACTACACCGCGACCACCCTCGACGGCTTCATCGCCGACGAGCACCACTCGCTGGACTGGCTGGTCACCCAGGACATCGACCCGGCCGGCCCGATGAACCACAACGAGTTCATCGAGCACGTCGGCGCGCTCGTGATGGGATCGTCGACCTATCAGTGGCTCCTCGACAACCACATCTCCACCGGCGGCACCTGGGACTACCAGCAGCCGAGCTGGGTGCTGACCAGCCGTGACCTCAAGCCGGTCGACGGGGCCGACATCCGGTTCGCCCGCGGCGACATCCGGCCGGTGCACGCCGCCGCGGCGGCCGCCGCCGGGACGAAGGACGTCTGGGTGGTCGGCGGCGGCGACCTCGCCGGCCAGTTCGCCGACCACGGTCTCCTCGACGACCTCATCGTCTCCTTCGCCCCGGTCACCCTCGGCGCCGGCAAGCCGCTGCTGCCCCGTCGGCTCGACCTGCGCCTCGTTGAGGTCACCCGCAACCGGGCCTTCGCGTGCGCCCGCTACGACGTCGTCGGCCCCCGCGCCTGA
- a CDS encoding LmeA family phospholipid-binding protein — MNQERDEDGQEPGDVTRVPPPGASRGWPEAADTDGSSTQRIPRRTVPPRSTPVPARAAGSFGPTDPPPPASSYRPGQAARPAGAEPWDETRAWARPPHQDSGYEVIYPAAAYGGFDAGPPGASGGQPPDGFPGAGTGVEPPPTRWRWPRRRVLILTAIPLVLILLFVIVDRVTVTVAEREMAKQLKTSVVENVACGAAPPTVKDVSIGGFPFLTQVLFGKFQNVGVTVENLSTPQLRIASIQANLKGIHVPFSQIIGNDVGEVHVDSAQATVRVRYDDLNTFLAGQPGGLQINPMDNGRRVEISGTADVPLLGTQQVGGVTTFEVRDNKLILVPTEITLRGAFNLNIPLGGLGELIPSIPIPVGELPFKLDITRASTDASGLSLSATATDLVLPKAETTPRCQPS, encoded by the coding sequence GTGAACCAGGAGCGTGACGAGGACGGGCAGGAGCCCGGAGACGTCACCCGTGTCCCGCCGCCCGGAGCATCCCGGGGATGGCCGGAGGCGGCGGACACCGACGGATCCTCGACCCAGCGCATTCCTCGCCGGACCGTGCCGCCCCGCTCGACACCAGTACCCGCGCGGGCCGCGGGCTCCTTCGGCCCGACCGATCCTCCACCGCCCGCGAGCTCCTACCGCCCGGGGCAGGCGGCGCGACCGGCCGGTGCCGAACCATGGGACGAGACCCGGGCATGGGCGCGCCCACCCCACCAGGACAGCGGTTACGAGGTGATATACCCGGCCGCGGCCTATGGCGGCTTCGACGCCGGGCCACCCGGCGCGTCCGGCGGCCAGCCGCCGGACGGGTTCCCTGGGGCAGGCACCGGGGTGGAGCCACCGCCGACCCGGTGGCGCTGGCCCCGGCGGCGCGTCCTCATCCTCACCGCGATCCCGCTGGTGCTGATCCTGCTGTTCGTGATCGTCGACCGGGTGACGGTCACGGTCGCCGAGCGGGAGATGGCCAAGCAGCTCAAGACGAGCGTCGTGGAGAACGTGGCCTGCGGGGCCGCCCCACCGACCGTGAAGGACGTCAGCATCGGCGGTTTCCCGTTCCTCACCCAGGTGCTGTTCGGGAAGTTCCAGAACGTCGGCGTGACCGTCGAGAACCTCTCCACCCCGCAGCTGCGGATCGCCTCGATCCAGGCGAACCTCAAGGGCATCCACGTCCCGTTCAGCCAGATCATCGGTAACGACGTCGGTGAGGTGCATGTCGACAGCGCCCAGGCGACGGTCCGGGTCCGCTACGACGACCTGAACACCTTCCTGGCCGGCCAGCCGGGCGGGCTCCAGATCAACCCGATGGACAACGGGCGGCGCGTCGAGATCTCCGGCACGGCGGACGTGCCGCTGCTCGGAACCCAGCAGGTGGGCGGGGTCACCACGTTCGAGGTCCGGGACAACAAGCTCATCCTGGTTCCCACCGAGATCACCCTGCGCGGGGCGTTCAACCTCAACATCCCGCTGGGCGGCCTCGGCGAGCTGATCCCCTCGATCCCGATCCCGGTCGGCGAACTGCCGTTCAAGCTGGACATCACCAGGGCGTCGACCGACGCGTCGGGCCTGTCGCTGTCGGCGACCGCCACGGACCTCGTGCTGCCCAAGGCGGAGACCACGCCGCGCTGCCAGCCGTCGTAG
- a CDS encoding type II toxin-antitoxin system PemK/MazF family toxin — MERGEVWWVDFDERRPVVLLSGEEPGGFRAIQVVAPANIEISGVAVEVAVGAPEGLPLGGVLRVALPRPGLIPCTWLVTLTRADMIEKAGSLSPAKLGELDEALRLSGLEQVDAAGADG, encoded by the coding sequence ATGGAACGCGGCGAAGTCTGGTGGGTGGACTTCGATGAGCGGCGGCCGGTCGTTCTGCTCTCGGGAGAGGAGCCCGGTGGGTTCCGGGCCATACAGGTCGTCGCTCCAGCGAACATCGAGATCAGCGGCGTGGCTGTCGAGGTGGCAGTGGGCGCCCCCGAGGGACTGCCCCTGGGCGGTGTCCTGCGAGTCGCGCTCCCACGCCCAGGCCTCATTCCTTGCACGTGGCTGGTCACCCTGACCAGGGCAGACATGATCGAGAAGGCCGGAAGCCTGTCGCCCGCGAAGCTCGGCGAGCTCGACGAAGCTCTCCGTCTCAGTGGCCTGGAGCAGGTGGACGCTGCGGGAGCCGATGGTTGA